In the genome of Streptomyces racemochromogenes, one region contains:
- a CDS encoding immune inhibitor A domain-containing protein, which yields MRRLASAGAAISLAVLALLPAPAALAATAPPPTPPTGGAEQAAAPPLAPLELQRQALRRQALEGIAAGGSGDRAATRAAGPLPRTAKIGDQYVELAQRRKDKVFVILAEFGDQTDPRFGGTPGPLHNTIGKPAPDDNHTLWRKDFDRGYYQQQFFSPTPGSASLRAYYNLQSSGRYDIDGKVTDWVKLPYNEARYGTDTCTEVGQCRTNWDLVRDSTTAWYESERAKGRTPEEIKAELAQYDVWDRYDADHDGNFDEPDGYLDHLVVVHAGKDQTWGGGAQGKDAIWAHRWFAYWNQAGSAGPEGNKAGGTPVGDTGIWAGDYLTGGENSGAGLFSHEFGHDLGLPDLYSSDGDNGVNFWSLMSSASYLGKGPNTTGQFPGDLDPWSKLQLGWLDYTEADAGRRTRATLGVSGYHTDDPQALLVHLPPSTTRTELTDPYEGARQWWSGTGDFMDNTLTRPLDPAAGPATLTARVWYDLEQDFDFLTAEASADGGKTWTILPGTVGGTPIPPKGISGTSPSWTTLTAPLPASTTHLRLRTTSDSNTHGRGVTLDDIRVTAADGRTLLQDGAEQGDNGWTPLKWSRAEGRTGTTEHPRAYFAEYRRHTGYGSFLRTGPYNFTSTDQRVEFYPYQQGVLLWLWDTAYSDNTTKAHPGNGLILPVDAHPAPLRYPDGSLLNARAQTFDAPFSTRPTDRITLHKPGTSLTVPSRPGVRVFDDHRDTYWNPDLPQLGVKVPDTGTRIELTKETTTRTTLQLTPSP from the coding sequence TTGCGCAGACTCGCCTCGGCGGGTGCGGCGATATCCCTCGCCGTACTCGCCCTCCTGCCCGCCCCCGCCGCCCTGGCGGCCACCGCTCCTCCGCCCACCCCGCCGACGGGCGGGGCCGAACAGGCCGCCGCCCCGCCCCTCGCCCCGCTGGAGCTCCAGCGCCAGGCCCTGCGCCGCCAGGCGCTGGAGGGCATCGCGGCGGGAGGTTCCGGCGACCGGGCCGCCACCCGGGCGGCGGGCCCGCTCCCCCGCACCGCGAAGATCGGCGACCAGTACGTCGAACTCGCCCAGCGGCGCAAGGACAAGGTGTTCGTCATCCTCGCGGAGTTCGGCGACCAGACCGACCCCCGCTTCGGCGGCACCCCCGGCCCCCTGCACAACACCATCGGCAAGCCCGCCCCGGACGACAACCACACCCTCTGGCGCAAGGACTTCGACAGGGGTTACTACCAGCAGCAGTTCTTCTCGCCCACGCCCGGCTCGGCGTCCCTGCGCGCCTACTACAACCTCCAGTCCTCCGGCCGCTACGACATCGACGGCAAGGTCACCGACTGGGTCAAGCTCCCCTACAACGAGGCCCGTTACGGCACCGACACGTGCACCGAGGTCGGCCAGTGCCGCACCAACTGGGACCTGGTCCGCGACTCCACCACCGCCTGGTACGAGTCCGAGCGCGCGAAGGGCCGCACCCCCGAAGAGATCAAGGCCGAACTGGCCCAGTACGACGTGTGGGACCGCTACGACGCCGACCACGACGGGAACTTCGACGAGCCCGACGGCTACCTCGACCACCTGGTCGTCGTCCACGCGGGCAAGGACCAGACCTGGGGCGGCGGCGCCCAGGGCAAGGACGCGATCTGGGCGCACCGCTGGTTCGCGTACTGGAACCAGGCCGGCAGCGCGGGCCCCGAGGGCAACAAGGCCGGCGGCACCCCGGTCGGCGACACCGGGATCTGGGCCGGCGACTACCTCACCGGCGGCGAGAACAGCGGAGCGGGCCTCTTCTCCCACGAGTTCGGCCACGACCTCGGGCTGCCCGACCTCTACAGCTCGGACGGGGACAACGGCGTCAACTTCTGGTCCCTGATGTCCTCGGCCTCCTACCTGGGCAAGGGCCCCAACACCACGGGGCAGTTCCCCGGCGACCTGGACCCGTGGAGCAAACTCCAACTCGGCTGGCTGGACTACACGGAGGCCGACGCGGGCCGCAGGACCCGCGCCACCCTCGGCGTCTCGGGCTACCACACCGACGACCCCCAGGCCCTCCTGGTCCACCTCCCGCCCTCCACCACCCGCACCGAGCTCACCGACCCCTACGAGGGCGCCCGCCAGTGGTGGAGCGGCACCGGTGACTTCATGGACAACACCCTGACCCGCCCGCTGGACCCCGCCGCCGGCCCGGCCACCCTCACGGCCCGCGTCTGGTACGACCTGGAACAGGACTTCGACTTCCTCACGGCGGAAGCCTCCGCGGACGGCGGCAAGACCTGGACCATCCTCCCCGGCACGGTGGGCGGCACCCCGATCCCCCCGAAGGGCATCTCGGGCACCTCACCGTCCTGGACCACCCTCACCGCCCCCCTCCCCGCGTCCACCACCCACCTGCGCCTGCGCACCACCTCGGACAGCAACACCCACGGCCGCGGCGTCACCCTCGACGACATCCGCGTCACGGCGGCCGACGGCCGCACCCTCCTCCAGGACGGCGCCGAACAGGGCGACAACGGCTGGACCCCGCTCAAGTGGTCGCGCGCGGAGGGCCGCACCGGCACCACCGAACACCCCCGCGCCTACTTCGCCGAGTACCGCCGCCACACCGGCTACGGCTCCTTCCTCAGGACGGGCCCCTACAACTTCACCTCCACCGACCAGCGGGTGGAGTTCTACCCCTACCAGCAGGGCGTCCTGCTCTGGCTCTGGGACACCGCGTACAGCGACAACACCACCAAGGCCCACCCGGGCAACGGCCTCATCCTCCCGGTCGACGCCCACCCGGCCCCCCTGCGCTACCCGGACGGCAGCCTCCTGAACGCCCGCGCCCAGACCTTCGACGCCCCCTTCTCGACCCGCCCCACGGACCGCATCACCCTCCACAAACCGGGCACCTCCCTGACCGTCCCCTCCCGCCCGGGCGTCCGCGTCTTCGACGACCACCGCGACACGTACTGGAACCCGGACCTCCCCCAGCTCGGCGTCAAGGTCCCGGACACCGGCACCCGCATCGAGCTCACCAAGGAAACGACCACCCGCACCACCCTCCAACTCACCCCCTCCCCCTGA
- a CDS encoding trypsin-like serine peptidase: protein MGDETAAEALEGLVEGGGERRAAPDGAGWKVSEPLEAGVVEAEPAIGALFSPGMDWDDEHHCSGSVVHSAGGDLVVTAAHCVYARGFRTNLAFVPGYAEGKAPFGVWVPTRIDVDPRWVEEADPDYDVAFIRVRRPGHAGQRLEDVTGAHPVRFGQQLPAPARLVGYPNDAEQPLGCANTAVAAGSTQLRLDCADVPNGTSGGPVLTAAGTLIGVIGGRDGGGDEVTSYSSYFGDGVRELYERAVRG, encoded by the coding sequence GTGGGGGACGAGACCGCTGCCGAGGCGCTGGAGGGGCTCGTCGAGGGGGGTGGGGAGCGGCGGGCGGCGCCCGACGGGGCCGGGTGGAAGGTGTCCGAGCCGCTCGAGGCGGGGGTCGTCGAGGCCGAGCCGGCCATCGGGGCGTTGTTCTCGCCCGGGATGGACTGGGACGACGAGCACCACTGTTCCGGGAGCGTGGTGCATTCCGCCGGCGGGGACCTCGTCGTGACCGCCGCGCACTGCGTGTACGCGCGGGGGTTCCGGACCAATCTGGCGTTCGTGCCCGGGTACGCCGAGGGGAAGGCGCCGTTCGGGGTGTGGGTGCCGACGCGGATCGACGTGGATCCGAGGTGGGTGGAGGAGGCGGATCCGGATTACGACGTGGCGTTCATCCGGGTGCGCCGGCCCGGGCATGCCGGGCAGCGGCTGGAGGACGTCACCGGGGCGCACCCCGTGCGGTTCGGGCAGCAGCTGCCCGCCCCCGCCCGGCTGGTGGGCTACCCCAACGACGCCGAGCAGCCGTTGGGGTGCGCCAACACGGCCGTCGCCGCCGGGTCCACGCAGCTGCGGCTGGACTGCGCGGACGTGCCCAACGGGACCAGCGGCGGCCCCGTCCTGACCGCGGCCGGAACCCTGATCGGGGTGATCGGCGGCCGCGATGGAGGCGGGGACGAGGTGACGTCGTACAGCAGTTACTTCGGGGACGGGGTGCGTGAACTGTACGAGCGGGCCGTGCGGGGGTAG
- a CDS encoding NAD(P)/FAD-dependent oxidoreductase has protein sequence MDDTPDNHTESPGDHAVVLGAGLAGLLTARVLAGRFARVTVVERDELSLHGPEFRPGLPQSRHAHVLWARGVELMEQLLPGTTAELLEAGAALLESPRDFLWLSPSDWFRHVPGAGMLIGSRELLDWTLRRAVLRDGRIRMLGGRLATGLVGGPGNRSVTGVSFRDGGRLAAALVVDATGRTSKAPAWLAALGYPAPAVTRYDSHLGYSSRPYAIPKAALDDPRRRWHGMYVQGRPDSPRGGVLVPLEGDRWLVTLIGNGEHAPPTKDPEFLGFARTLRSPALYDAIRDAEPLAPPAGFRATANEWRHYERMDRWPEGFLVVGDAACRFNPVYGHGMTVAAITAQALGDAVRALPTAQIPAGTRRVQRHTVTAANVAWQIATSEDLRYPGTEGPPADRATRVLQAYMSRVMAGANTDPALSAPFFGVLSLSTPPNTLLAPATVLRVLSKWRLPTSPRTTTAYPPHHGPA, from the coding sequence ATGGACGACACTCCGGACAACCACACAGAATCCCCCGGGGACCACGCCGTGGTCCTCGGGGCCGGCCTGGCCGGTCTGCTGACGGCACGGGTCCTGGCGGGGCGGTTCGCCCGCGTCACCGTCGTCGAACGGGACGAACTGTCCCTGCACGGGCCGGAGTTCCGCCCCGGCCTGCCGCAGTCCCGGCACGCGCACGTGCTGTGGGCGCGCGGTGTCGAGCTGATGGAGCAGCTGCTGCCCGGCACCACCGCCGAGCTGCTGGAAGCCGGCGCGGCCCTGCTGGAGTCGCCGCGCGACTTCCTGTGGCTGAGCCCTTCCGACTGGTTCCGGCACGTACCGGGCGCCGGGATGCTGATCGGCAGCCGGGAGCTCCTCGACTGGACGCTGCGCCGTGCCGTACTGCGCGACGGCCGGATCCGGATGCTCGGCGGCCGGCTCGCGACGGGCCTCGTCGGCGGCCCGGGCAACCGCTCGGTGACCGGCGTGTCCTTCCGCGACGGCGGCCGCCTCGCCGCCGCGCTCGTGGTCGACGCCACCGGCCGCACCTCCAAGGCCCCCGCCTGGCTGGCCGCCCTCGGCTACCCCGCCCCGGCGGTCACCCGCTACGACTCCCACCTCGGCTACTCCAGCCGCCCGTACGCCATCCCCAAGGCCGCCCTGGACGACCCGCGGCGCCGCTGGCACGGCATGTACGTACAGGGCCGGCCCGACAGCCCGCGCGGGGGAGTGCTGGTGCCGCTGGAGGGGGACCGCTGGCTGGTCACCCTGATCGGCAACGGCGAACACGCCCCGCCCACCAAGGACCCCGAGTTCCTCGGCTTCGCCCGCACCCTGCGCAGCCCCGCCCTCTACGACGCCATCCGCGACGCGGAACCGCTGGCCCCGCCCGCCGGCTTCCGGGCCACCGCCAACGAGTGGCGCCACTACGAGCGCATGGACCGCTGGCCGGAGGGCTTCCTCGTCGTCGGCGACGCGGCCTGCCGCTTCAACCCGGTCTACGGGCACGGCATGACCGTCGCCGCCATCACCGCCCAGGCCCTGGGTGACGCCGTCAGGGCCCTGCCCACCGCGCAGATCCCGGCCGGGACCCGGCGCGTCCAGCGGCACACCGTCACCGCGGCCAACGTCGCCTGGCAGATCGCCACCAGCGAGGACCTGCGCTACCCGGGCACCGAGGGCCCGCCGGCGGACCGGGCGACCCGCGTCCTCCAGGCGTACATGTCCCGCGTCATGGCGGGCGCGAACACGGACCCCGCCCTCTCGGCCCCGTTCTTCGGCGTCCTGTCCCTCTCCACCCCGCCGAACACCCTGCTCGCCCCGGCCACGGTCCTGCGCGTCCTGTCGAAGTGGCGCCTGCCCACCTCACCCCGCACGACGACGGCCTACCCGCCGCACCACGGCCCCGCCTGA
- a CDS encoding winged helix-turn-helix domain-containing protein, which translates to MGWWRIDTDALARSRFVVSPLAETTAALMALERRAPAHPAERAWLADRLPHYRAHLAAEPLTAALVRAALGRLWIAGYLTPPAHRDGRAFAEELATVRAAPDAVVRTDLRAATGRLPEGLDRARGLGPRTAELLEWVWEEAVRPDWERRRRTAEADVLVRTSQLGREGWAAALSGMRPGMAWLGGGRLRVNLQQRRPRELSGDAGLVFVPVTHAHGWVAWTGTHRHALVYPCAGQLAQPGPGPAAPQALVRLLGPVRARVLVLLESPKSTTQLVALTGYSLGAVAGQLKVLLAAGLILRRRAGRSVLYSRVAAGDVLVSAAGAAE; encoded by the coding sequence ATGGGATGGTGGCGCATCGACACCGACGCGCTCGCGCGCAGCCGCTTCGTGGTGTCCCCCCTCGCCGAGACCACCGCCGCTCTCATGGCCCTGGAGCGCCGCGCCCCCGCCCACCCCGCCGAGCGGGCCTGGCTCGCGGACCGGCTCCCGCACTACCGGGCCCACCTGGCCGCCGAGCCCCTCACCGCCGCCCTCGTCCGGGCCGCCCTCGGCCGTCTGTGGATCGCCGGGTACCTGACCCCGCCCGCCCACCGGGACGGCCGCGCCTTCGCCGAGGAGCTCGCCACCGTCCGCGCCGCCCCGGACGCGGTGGTCCGCACCGACCTGCGCGCCGCCACCGGCCGGCTCCCCGAGGGCCTCGACCGGGCCCGCGGCCTCGGCCCGAGGACGGCCGAACTGCTGGAGTGGGTCTGGGAGGAGGCCGTACGCCCCGACTGGGAGCGGCGCCGCCGGACCGCGGAGGCCGACGTCCTGGTGCGCACCAGCCAGCTCGGCCGGGAGGGCTGGGCGGCGGCCCTTTCCGGAATGCGGCCGGGGATGGCATGGCTGGGCGGCGGGCGGCTGCGGGTCAACCTCCAGCAGCGGCGGCCGCGCGAGCTGTCGGGGGACGCCGGGCTGGTCTTCGTACCGGTGACGCACGCCCACGGCTGGGTCGCCTGGACCGGTACGCACCGGCACGCGCTGGTGTACCCGTGCGCGGGCCAGCTCGCCCAGCCGGGTCCCGGGCCGGCCGCGCCGCAGGCGCTCGTACGGCTGCTGGGGCCGGTGAGGGCGCGGGTGCTGGTGCTGCTGGAGAGCCCCAAGTCCACGACGCAGCTGGTGGCGCTGACCGGGTACAGCCTGGGCGCGGTGGCCGGGCAGCTGAAGGTGCTGCTCGCGGCGGGGCTGATCCTGCGCCGACGGGCGGGCCGCAGCGTGCTCTACAGCCGGGTCGCGGCCGGGGACGTACTGGTGTCGGCGGCGGGCGCCGCCGAGTAG
- a CDS encoding SgcJ/EcaC family oxidoreductase, translating into MQHSQQYELVDEFLALFREDAIYTAPHGRILTGLAEIAEFTRRVLPGAMENATVTYELIDVLFIRPDVAAVKLKGQHYTLDGKPDGHPNSPLYVMSKENGKWLLTACQGTFQLYPEFDIPSRIPPAPETVEAG; encoded by the coding sequence GTGCAGCATTCTCAGCAATATGAACTCGTCGACGAATTCCTGGCCCTTTTCCGTGAGGACGCGATCTACACCGCACCGCACGGGCGGATCCTGACCGGGCTGGCGGAGATCGCGGAGTTCACCCGTCGAGTCCTGCCCGGGGCCATGGAGAACGCCACGGTCACCTACGAACTGATCGACGTGCTGTTCATCCGTCCCGATGTGGCGGCGGTGAAGCTCAAGGGGCAGCATTACACCCTGGACGGGAAGCCCGACGGACACCCCAACTCCCCGCTCTACGTGATGTCCAAGGAAAACGGGAAGTGGCTGCTGACCGCATGCCAGGGCACTTTCCAGCTGTACCCGGAGTTCGACATCCCGAGCCGTATTCCCCCGGCGCCGGAAACCGTCGAAGCCGGCTGA
- a CDS encoding MFS transporter has product MSRSYRSLLLRTPEFAPFFLAASLRVAASTTGGLALGVLVYDRTRSPLLSALAMFGPSLAQVLGATLLMAAADRLPPRAALAALAALAAAGTGLLAAPGLPLWAVFAVLLGQGLADSLAGGVRYGLLTEILPPGDYLLGRSLLAVAAGVTQVAGFAAGGLLLGALSPRGVLLVSAGLGAAAALTVRFGLRRRAPRAGGRPSPAETRRVNRLLLSDPARRTLYLALWVPNGLIVGCESLFVPYDPAHAGLLFGCAAAGMLAGDTVAGRWLPERWRTRLAAPLRLLLALPYLVFALQPGPVLATAAVAVASTGYAAGLLMQERLVPLLPEGTQGQALGLHSAGMLTMQGVCAALAGAVAQYTSPAAAITALAALSVVVTLALEPGLRPDRLRIRPPHSPSPLPRGTAQ; this is encoded by the coding sequence ATGTCGCGCAGCTACCGCTCCCTCCTCCTCCGCACCCCCGAGTTCGCCCCCTTCTTCCTCGCCGCCTCCCTCCGCGTCGCCGCGTCCACCACCGGCGGCCTCGCCCTCGGGGTACTGGTCTACGACCGGACCCGCTCCCCGCTGCTGTCGGCCCTCGCCATGTTCGGGCCGTCCCTCGCCCAGGTGCTCGGCGCGACCCTGCTGATGGCCGCCGCCGACCGGCTGCCCCCGCGGGCCGCGCTCGCCGCCCTCGCCGCTCTCGCCGCCGCCGGGACCGGGCTGCTCGCCGCCCCCGGGCTGCCGCTGTGGGCGGTGTTCGCGGTGCTGCTGGGGCAGGGGCTGGCCGACTCCCTGGCCGGCGGGGTCCGTTACGGGCTGCTCACCGAGATCCTGCCGCCCGGGGACTACCTCCTCGGCCGCTCCCTCCTCGCCGTCGCCGCCGGTGTCACGCAGGTCGCCGGCTTCGCCGCCGGCGGTCTGCTGCTCGGCGCGCTGTCCCCGCGCGGGGTGCTGCTGGTGTCGGCCGGGCTCGGGGCGGCCGCCGCGCTCACGGTCCGCTTCGGGCTGCGCCGCCGGGCGCCCCGGGCCGGGGGCAGGCCGTCGCCCGCCGAGACCCGGCGCGTCAACCGCCTGCTGCTGTCCGACCCGGCCCGCCGGACCCTGTACCTCGCCCTCTGGGTGCCGAACGGCCTGATCGTCGGCTGCGAGTCCCTGTTCGTCCCGTACGACCCCGCCCACGCCGGGCTGCTCTTCGGCTGTGCCGCCGCCGGGATGCTGGCCGGGGACACCGTCGCGGGCCGCTGGCTGCCCGAGCGGTGGCGCACCCGTCTGGCGGCCCCGCTGCGGCTGCTGCTCGCGCTGCCCTACCTGGTGTTCGCCCTCCAGCCGGGGCCGGTCCTCGCGACGGCCGCCGTCGCCGTGGCGTCGACCGGCTACGCCGCCGGGCTGCTGATGCAGGAGCGGCTCGTACCGCTGCTGCCCGAGGGGACGCAGGGGCAGGCCCTCGGGCTGCACTCGGCCGGGATGCTCACGATGCAGGGGGTGTGCGCGGCCCTCGCCGGGGCGGTGGCGCAGTACACCTCGCCGGCGGCCGCGATCACCGCGCTGGCGGCGCTGTCCGTCGTGGTCACCCTGGCACTGGAGCCGGGTCTGCGCCCCGATAGGCTGCGGATCCGTCCGCCGCATTCCCCTTCTCCCCTTCCCCGAGGTACCGCGCAGTGA
- the cbiE gene encoding precorrin-6y C5,15-methyltransferase (decarboxylating) subunit CbiE: protein MSSAAPPAPVTVVGLGADGWAGLTAGARSALASAEVLIGGPRQLDLLPAADCAGLRVAWPSPLRPAVPKLMAEHAGRRVAVLASGDPMFYGIGRALSEELGPDALRIHPHPSSVSYACARLGWPVEDTEVVTVVGRPVARLAAALHEGRRVLVLSAGAATPDEIAALLRERGFGPSRMRVLEQLGSEREDAYEGTAADWHRAPGDPLNVVAVECRRDPAAGVPRLGATPGLPDTAYEHDGQLTKRHVRAATLCALAPAPGELLWDIGGGSGSIGIEWMRTHPSCRAVAIERVPERAGRISRNAAALGVPALRVVVGAAPAALDGLPAPDAVFIGGGLTAPGLLDAAWAALAPGGRLVVNTVTLESEAVLAERYRRHGGELVKLAVAHAVPVGGFTGWRQAMPVTQWSVTKTQGEAA, encoded by the coding sequence GTGAGCTCCGCAGCACCCCCCGCACCGGTGACGGTCGTCGGCCTCGGCGCCGACGGCTGGGCCGGGCTCACCGCCGGCGCGCGGTCCGCGCTGGCATCGGCCGAGGTGCTGATCGGCGGCCCCCGGCAGCTGGACCTGCTCCCGGCCGCGGACTGCGCCGGGCTGCGGGTGGCCTGGCCGAGCCCGCTGCGCCCGGCCGTGCCGAAGCTGATGGCCGAGCACGCGGGGCGCCGCGTCGCCGTACTGGCCAGCGGGGACCCGATGTTCTACGGGATCGGCCGGGCGCTCTCCGAGGAGCTGGGCCCGGACGCGCTGCGGATCCACCCGCACCCCTCGTCGGTGTCGTACGCGTGTGCCCGCCTGGGCTGGCCCGTGGAGGACACCGAGGTGGTGACGGTGGTCGGCCGGCCGGTGGCCCGGCTGGCGGCGGCGCTGCACGAGGGCCGGCGGGTGCTGGTGCTCAGCGCCGGAGCGGCGACCCCCGACGAGATCGCCGCTCTGCTCCGAGAGCGGGGCTTCGGCCCGAGCCGGATGCGGGTGCTCGAACAGCTCGGCTCCGAGCGCGAGGACGCGTACGAGGGCACCGCGGCGGACTGGCACCGCGCACCCGGCGACCCGCTCAACGTGGTCGCCGTGGAGTGCCGCCGGGACCCGGCCGCCGGCGTGCCCCGGCTCGGCGCCACCCCCGGCCTGCCCGACACCGCGTACGAGCACGACGGCCAGCTCACCAAGCGCCACGTGCGGGCCGCGACCCTGTGCGCGCTCGCCCCGGCCCCCGGCGAGCTGCTCTGGGACATCGGCGGCGGCTCCGGGTCGATCGGCATCGAGTGGATGCGTACGCACCCGTCCTGCCGGGCGGTGGCGATCGAGCGGGTCCCGGAGCGGGCCGGGCGGATCAGCCGCAACGCGGCCGCGCTCGGCGTTCCCGCGCTGCGCGTGGTCGTCGGCGCCGCCCCGGCCGCCCTGGACGGGCTCCCGGCCCCCGACGCGGTGTTCATCGGCGGCGGCCTGACCGCGCCGGGGCTGCTGGACGCGGCCTGGGCGGCGCTGGCACCCGGCGGCCGGCTGGTGGTCAACACGGTCACCCTGGAGTCGGAGGCTGTCCTCGCCGAGCGCTACCGGCGCCACGGCGGCGAGCTGGTGAAGCTGGCCGTCGCGCACGCCGTGCCGGTCGGCGGTTTCACGGGCTGGCGTCAGGCCATGCCGGTCACCCAGTGGTCGGTCACGAAGACACAAGGAGAAGCAGCATGA
- the cobM gene encoding precorrin-4 C(11)-methyltransferase, with protein sequence MTVYFIGAGPGAADLITVRGARTLAAAPVCLYAGSLVPRELLAECPDGARLVDTSQLNLDEIIAECVRAHGAGLDVARLHSGDPSIFSAVAEQMRRLDAAGIPYEVVPGVPAFAAAAAALKRELTVPTVGQTVILTRIAQQATPMPPGEDLATLGRSGALLVLHLATRYVDRVVDELLPHYGAECPVAVVAMASRPDELILRGTLSDIAAQVKAAGLVRTAVIVVGRTLGAEQFRDSHLYSPERDRHVC encoded by the coding sequence ATGACCGTGTACTTCATCGGCGCGGGCCCCGGCGCCGCCGACCTGATCACGGTGCGCGGCGCCCGGACCCTGGCCGCCGCCCCCGTCTGCCTCTACGCGGGCAGCCTGGTCCCGCGCGAGCTGCTCGCCGAATGCCCGGACGGCGCCCGGCTGGTGGACACCTCGCAGCTGAACCTGGACGAGATCATCGCGGAGTGCGTACGGGCCCACGGGGCGGGCCTGGACGTGGCGCGGCTGCACTCGGGCGACCCGTCCATCTTCAGCGCGGTCGCCGAGCAGATGCGGCGCCTCGACGCGGCCGGCATCCCCTACGAAGTGGTCCCGGGCGTACCGGCGTTCGCCGCCGCCGCGGCCGCCCTGAAGCGGGAGCTGACGGTCCCCACCGTCGGCCAGACCGTGATCCTGACCCGGATCGCCCAGCAGGCCACGCCGATGCCGCCCGGCGAGGACCTGGCCACGCTCGGCCGCAGCGGTGCGCTGCTGGTGCTGCACCTGGCCACCCGGTACGTCGACCGGGTCGTGGACGAACTGCTGCCGCACTACGGCGCCGAGTGCCCGGTGGCGGTGGTGGCGATGGCCAGCCGCCCCGACGAGCTGATCCTGCGCGGGACCCTGTCCGACATCGCGGCGCAGGTGAAGGCGGCCGGACTGGTGCGGACCGCCGTCATCGTGGTGGGCCGGACGCTGGGCGCCGAGCAGTTCCGCGACAGCCACCTGTACTCGCCCGAACGCGACCGGCATGTCTGCTGA
- a CDS encoding cobalt-precorrin-6A reductase: MSAEAGAAPAGRHVLILGGTTEARRLAEALARETPYRVTSSLAGRVSAPVLPPGETRIGGFGGVEGLAGWITGHGVTHVVDATHPFAERMSFHASQAQALTGVPLLALRRPGWTPGAGDDWTFADSLADAAAVLPSLGGRVFLTTGRMGLHAFAHLTGTWFLVRSVDPPAAPMPPRLEVLLARGPFGLEEERELLARHRIDVLVTKDSGGDATSPKLTAAREAGIPVLVVRRPPVPEHVPRAASVGAALDWLRRN, translated from the coding sequence ATGTCTGCTGAGGCCGGCGCAGCGCCGGCCGGCCGGCACGTCCTGATCCTGGGCGGTACGACGGAGGCCCGCCGGCTGGCGGAGGCGCTGGCGCGCGAGACCCCGTACCGGGTGACGAGCTCGCTCGCGGGCCGCGTCTCCGCGCCCGTGCTCCCGCCGGGCGAGACCCGGATCGGGGGCTTCGGCGGCGTCGAGGGACTCGCCGGCTGGATCACCGGCCACGGCGTCACGCACGTGGTCGACGCCACCCACCCCTTCGCGGAGCGGATGAGTTTCCACGCGTCGCAGGCGCAGGCGCTCACGGGCGTGCCGCTGCTGGCGCTGCGCCGCCCCGGCTGGACCCCGGGGGCGGGCGACGACTGGACGTTCGCGGACTCCCTCGCCGACGCGGCCGCCGTGCTGCCCTCGCTCGGCGGGCGGGTGTTCCTGACCACCGGCCGGATGGGCCTGCACGCCTTCGCGCACCTCACCGGCACCTGGTTCCTGGTGCGTTCGGTGGACCCTCCCGCCGCGCCGATGCCGCCGCGGCTGGAAGTGCTGCTGGCGCGGGGCCCGTTCGGGCTGGAGGAGGAGCGGGAGCTGCTGGCCCGGCACCGGATCGACGTGCTGGTCACCAAGGACAGCGGCGGCGACGCCACCTCCCCCAAGCTCACCGCCGCCCGCGAGGCCGGGATCCCGGTCCTGGTCGTACGCCGGCCCCCGGTCCCGGAGCACGTGCCACGGGCCGCCTCGGTGGGGGCGGCCCTGGACTGGCTCCGCCGGAACTGA